Proteins from a genomic interval of Brachybacterium vulturis:
- a CDS encoding ABC transporter substrate-binding protein codes for MITTSTDRLGRRGFLRGTAAIAGAAGVVAGIGACAPSDGGAGSGGSDGGGSEPAGAADPDGHIAAAISYELGTNGYDPMTTTAALTIAVNWHTLEGLTELHPVTREAYAALATEVPSADGTSVDVTLRDGAVFHDGSPVTTEDVVFSFERVLNPDNASLYSQFIPFIEKVEAKDDTTVTFTLAYPTGVFGERLSTVKIVPRAAVEADPKAFDSHPIGTGPWKMTDNGAASKIVEFERFEDYTGEMPAQAATMAWQIIPDAATRTNALQSGSVQAMDSVPYLSIDQMKATSDVESVGGFGLLFAMFNNAPDNPFNDVRNRQAFLYAIDMEKVISTGLSGQATAASCFVQPEHPNYKEASTVYSLDTEKAKALFAETGLTSFRMLVTDHGWVQQCTPIILESLTALGLDVSFEQKQSADVYNTIDTNPDAYDVMIAPGDPSVFGNDPDLLMRWWYGGDLWTDVRMHWKGTGSYDEVQQMLDEALSTADTAKQEELWGQLFDLLSEDVPLYPLFHRKSPTAWDGSTLVDFEPISLTGLSFVGVGTTKSA; via the coding sequence GTGATCACCACATCCACAGATCGGCTCGGACGGCGCGGCTTCCTCCGCGGCACCGCCGCCATCGCAGGCGCAGCCGGCGTCGTCGCCGGCATCGGCGCCTGCGCCCCCAGCGACGGCGGCGCCGGCTCCGGCGGCTCCGACGGCGGCGGCAGCGAGCCCGCCGGCGCGGCGGACCCCGACGGCCACATCGCCGCCGCCATCAGCTACGAGCTGGGGACCAACGGCTACGACCCAATGACCACGACGGCCGCCCTGACGATCGCGGTCAACTGGCACACCCTCGAGGGTCTGACCGAGCTGCACCCGGTCACCCGCGAGGCCTACGCGGCCCTGGCCACGGAGGTCCCCAGCGCGGACGGCACCAGCGTCGACGTGACCCTGCGCGACGGCGCCGTCTTCCACGACGGCTCCCCGGTGACCACCGAGGACGTCGTCTTCTCCTTCGAGCGCGTGCTGAACCCGGACAACGCCTCGCTGTACTCGCAGTTCATCCCCTTCATCGAGAAGGTCGAGGCGAAGGACGACACCACCGTCACCTTCACCCTCGCCTACCCCACCGGCGTGTTCGGCGAGCGCCTGTCGACGGTGAAGATCGTGCCCCGGGCGGCCGTCGAGGCGGATCCGAAGGCCTTCGACTCCCACCCCATCGGCACCGGCCCCTGGAAGATGACCGACAACGGCGCGGCCTCCAAGATCGTCGAGTTCGAGCGCTTCGAGGACTACACCGGCGAGATGCCCGCACAGGCCGCCACCATGGCCTGGCAGATCATCCCCGATGCGGCGACCCGCACCAATGCGCTGCAGTCGGGATCGGTCCAGGCGATGGACTCCGTGCCCTACCTGTCGATCGATCAGATGAAGGCCACCAGCGACGTCGAATCGGTGGGTGGCTTCGGGCTGCTGTTCGCCATGTTCAACAACGCTCCCGACAACCCTTTCAACGACGTCCGCAATCGCCAGGCGTTCCTGTACGCGATCGACATGGAGAAGGTCATCTCCACCGGTCTCAGCGGCCAGGCCACCGCGGCGAGCTGCTTCGTCCAGCCCGAGCACCCGAACTACAAGGAGGCCTCGACGGTCTACTCCCTGGACACGGAGAAGGCCAAGGCGCTGTTCGCCGAGACCGGCCTGACCTCCTTCCGGATGCTGGTGACCGATCACGGCTGGGTCCAGCAGTGCACCCCGATCATCCTGGAGTCGCTGACGGCCCTGGGCCTGGACGTCTCCTTCGAGCAGAAGCAGTCGGCCGACGTGTACAACACGATCGACACGAACCCCGACGCCTACGACGTGATGATCGCCCCCGGCGATCCCTCGGTGTTCGGCAATGATCCCGACCTGCTGATGCGCTGGTGGTACGGCGGCGACCTCTGGACCGATGTCCGCATGCACTGGAAGGGCACCGGCAGCTACGACGAGGTCCAGCAGATGCTCGACGAGGCGCTGTCGACCGCGGACACCGCCAAGCAGGAGGAGCTCTGGGGGCAGCTGTTCGATCTGCTCTCCGAGGACGTCCCGCTGTACCCGCTGTTCCATCGCAAGTCCCCCACCGCCTGGGACGGCTCCACACTGGTCGACTTCGAGCCGATCTCGCTGACGGGGCTGAGCTTCGTCGGCGTCGGCACCACGAAGTCCGCCTGA
- a CDS encoding ABC transporter permease translates to MSHLVRLIGRRLVALPVMILGVALLVFVIMSFSPSDPARLALGNAASLEALENYREANGLNDPLWLRYFTFVAGLVRGDLGTTSGNVPVLDVVTQAFPITLQLTFLGLLVAIVISAVLGVLAALFRDGWVDQVIRVLSIAALATPSFWLAILMIQWLGEVPGGWGMFPALVTRWVPLAEDPATYLRNVALPALALGVPVAGSLIRVVRTAMVEELDRDYVRTALGAGVPYPIVVSRNVLRNALITPVTVLGLRVGYLMGGAVIIEIIFNIQAMGQLILDGVTRNDVFLVQGVTLVVAIAFIVVNIAVDVLYVLINPRIRSV, encoded by the coding sequence GTGTCCCACCTCGTCCGACTGATCGGACGGCGTCTTGTCGCGCTGCCCGTCATGATCCTCGGCGTCGCACTGCTGGTGTTCGTCATCATGTCGTTCTCGCCCTCGGACCCCGCACGGCTGGCCCTGGGCAACGCCGCCTCCCTGGAGGCGCTGGAGAACTACCGCGAGGCCAACGGCCTCAACGACCCCCTATGGCTGCGCTACTTCACCTTCGTCGCCGGACTGGTCCGCGGTGACCTGGGCACCACCAGCGGCAACGTGCCGGTCCTCGACGTGGTCACGCAGGCCTTCCCCATCACCCTGCAGCTCACCTTCCTGGGCCTGCTGGTCGCGATCGTGATCTCCGCCGTGCTCGGTGTCCTCGCCGCCCTGTTCCGCGACGGCTGGGTCGACCAGGTCATCCGCGTGCTGTCCATCGCGGCGCTGGCCACCCCGTCCTTCTGGCTCGCGATCCTGATGATCCAGTGGCTGGGCGAGGTCCCGGGCGGCTGGGGCATGTTCCCCGCCCTGGTGACCCGCTGGGTACCGCTGGCCGAGGATCCCGCGACCTATCTGCGCAACGTCGCACTGCCGGCGCTGGCGCTGGGCGTCCCGGTGGCCGGCTCGCTGATCCGCGTGGTCCGCACCGCGATGGTCGAGGAGCTGGACCGCGACTACGTGCGCACCGCCCTGGGCGCCGGCGTCCCCTACCCGATCGTGGTCAGCCGCAACGTGCTGCGCAACGCCCTGATCACCCCGGTGACCGTGCTGGGCCTGCGGGTCGGCTACCTGATGGGCGGCGCGGTGATCATCGAGATCATCTTCAACATCCAGGCCATGGGCCAGCTGATCCTCGACGGCGTGACCCGCAACGACGTGTTCCTGGTCCAGGGCGTCACGCTCGTGGTGGCCATCGCCTTCATCGTCGTGAACATCGCCGTGGACGTGCTGTATGTCCTCATCAATCCCCGCATCAGGAGCGTCTGA
- a CDS encoding dipeptide/oligopeptide/nickel ABC transporter permease/ATP-binding protein: MRPKLGSRLQSVSGSPLAPLTALPWTSRIALAFLSLLALVSLFAPFVAPYDPLATGTPVLPPSAEHWLGTDAIGRDILSRVLHGSRASLLIGLCATGAALIAAMVLGSFAATAAKLPSEILMRALDVVMSFPGIALAAVFVAVFGTSLPVLIFAIGFLYVPQLARVVRANVLSQFGEDYVAASRVMGASTPWILAKHVARNCIAPIMVFATVLVADAIVLEASLSFINAGVQPPNPSWGNILADGKQLLLSGYWWPTFFPGLSILLTVLSLNVLSEGLTDAMASPRVRATVDVEADEQALLEAEGSAHIGGAEHPTAGTDPSATTEQHRTFGMIDAETSQQQLSRSLAALRRAELERPERPGLDGTRPPLLKVTDLRVSFPDAHGEVDILDGVSFEVRPGETMGLVGESGSGKSVASLAVMGLLPATARISGSVEMNGTDLLTLAPKQLNALRGHEIAMIYQDALSSLNPSMLIRSQMAQLTRRGGTRSAEELLDLVGLDAQRTLSAYPHELSGGQRQRVLIAMALTRDPKLVIADEPTTALDVTVQKQVVDLLNELREELGFAMIFVSHDLALISQLADRITVMYAGQVMEQASTHELLIDPRHEYTRGLLGSVLSIEAGADRLHQVAGTVPSPRDFATGDRFAPRSLDPSADPTARPRLVVVGEGDHRVATTGDVPAALEGDPR, translated from the coding sequence ATGCGACCGAAGCTCGGATCCCGTCTCCAGTCCGTCAGCGGCAGCCCGCTGGCGCCCCTGACCGCCCTGCCCTGGACCAGCCGCATCGCCCTGGCCTTCCTGTCGCTGCTGGCGCTGGTCTCGCTGTTCGCCCCGTTCGTGGCCCCCTACGACCCGCTGGCCACCGGCACTCCCGTGCTGCCGCCCAGCGCCGAGCACTGGCTGGGCACGGACGCCATCGGGCGCGACATCCTCTCCCGCGTCCTGCACGGCTCGCGCGCCTCGCTGCTGATCGGCCTGTGCGCGACCGGCGCGGCGCTGATCGCCGCGATGGTGCTGGGCTCCTTCGCCGCCACCGCCGCGAAGCTGCCCTCCGAGATCCTGATGCGCGCCCTGGACGTGGTGATGTCCTTCCCCGGCATCGCCCTGGCCGCGGTGTTCGTCGCCGTGTTCGGCACCTCGCTGCCGGTGCTGATCTTCGCGATCGGCTTCCTGTACGTGCCGCAGCTGGCCCGCGTGGTGCGCGCCAACGTGCTCTCCCAGTTCGGCGAGGACTACGTCGCCGCATCCCGGGTGATGGGCGCCTCCACCCCGTGGATCCTCGCCAAGCACGTGGCCCGCAACTGCATCGCCCCCATCATGGTGTTCGCGACCGTGCTGGTCGCCGACGCGATCGTGCTGGAGGCCTCGCTGTCCTTCATCAACGCGGGCGTCCAGCCGCCGAATCCCTCCTGGGGCAACATCCTGGCCGACGGCAAGCAGCTGCTGCTGTCCGGCTACTGGTGGCCCACCTTCTTCCCGGGCCTTTCGATCCTGCTGACGGTGCTGTCGCTGAACGTCCTGTCCGAGGGACTGACGGACGCGATGGCCAGCCCGCGGGTGCGCGCCACCGTCGACGTCGAGGCCGATGAGCAGGCGCTGCTCGAGGCCGAGGGCTCCGCCCACATCGGCGGGGCCGAGCACCCGACGGCCGGGACCGACCCGTCCGCGACGACGGAGCAGCACCGCACCTTCGGCATGATCGATGCGGAGACCTCGCAGCAGCAGCTGAGCCGCTCGCTGGCCGCGCTGCGCCGGGCCGAGCTGGAGCGTCCCGAGCGTCCGGGCCTGGACGGCACCCGTCCCCCGCTGCTGAAGGTCACCGATCTGCGCGTCTCCTTCCCGGACGCGCACGGCGAGGTCGACATCCTCGACGGCGTCTCCTTCGAGGTCCGCCCCGGCGAGACCATGGGTCTGGTCGGCGAGTCCGGCTCCGGCAAGTCGGTGGCGAGCCTGGCCGTCATGGGGCTGCTGCCGGCCACCGCGCGGATCAGCGGCAGCGTGGAGATGAACGGGACCGATCTGCTCACGCTCGCGCCGAAGCAGCTCAACGCCCTGCGCGGCCACGAGATCGCGATGATCTACCAGGACGCGCTGAGCTCGCTGAACCCCTCGATGCTGATCCGTTCCCAGATGGCGCAGCTGACCCGGCGCGGCGGCACCCGCAGCGCCGAGGAGCTGCTGGACCTGGTGGGCCTGGATGCGCAGCGCACCCTGTCCGCGTATCCGCACGAGCTCTCCGGCGGCCAGCGCCAGCGCGTGCTGATCGCGATGGCCCTGACCCGCGATCCGAAGCTGGTGATCGCCGACGAGCCCACCACCGCGCTGGACGTCACCGTGCAGAAGCAGGTCGTGGACCTGCTCAACGAGCTGCGCGAGGAGCTGGGCTTCGCGATGATCTTCGTCAGCCACGACCTGGCGCTGATCTCCCAGCTGGCCGACCGCATCACCGTGATGTACGCCGGTCAGGTGATGGAGCAGGCCAGCACCCATGAGCTGCTGATCGATCCGCGTCACGAGTACACCCGCGGCCTGCTGGGCTCGGTGCTGTCGATCGAGGCGGGCGCCGACCGGCTCCACCAGGTGGCCGGCACCGTCCCCTCCCCGCGCGACTTCGCCACCGGTGACCGCTTCGCCCCGCGCTCGCTGGACCCCTCGGCCGATCCCACCGCCCGCCCCAGGCTGGTCGTCGTCGGCGAGGGCGATCACCGGGTCGCCACCACCGGGGACGTCCCGGCCGCACTGGAAGGAGACCCGCGATGA
- a CDS encoding ABC transporter ATP-binding protein: MTTPASSPAPAAETTAPTLELQDVHVVHKLRTGGLLRPDTIRAVDGVSVAVRRGEVLGIVGESGSGKSTLARVMTGLQPVTSGAVLFNGTPMGQHRSHRKELGRTVSVVFQDPSTALNPRLPVRETLMDPLRVHGIGTERERLSRVKDLLHLVGLPQSAIEVLPRQISGGQRQRVAIARALALEPQIIVADEPTSALDVSVRAQVLNLLTDLKQELGLGLVFISHDMSTVRFISDSIIVMNHGKVIEHDSAAQIFTEAKDEYTRSLLAAAPSLL; this comes from the coding sequence ATGACCACCCCCGCCTCGAGCCCCGCGCCGGCCGCGGAGACCACCGCCCCCACTCTCGAGCTGCAGGACGTGCACGTGGTGCACAAGCTCCGCACCGGCGGGCTGCTGCGTCCGGACACCATCCGGGCGGTGGACGGCGTGAGCGTCGCCGTGCGCCGCGGCGAGGTGCTCGGCATCGTCGGCGAGTCCGGGTCCGGGAAGTCGACCCTGGCCCGGGTGATGACCGGTCTGCAGCCCGTCACCAGCGGCGCGGTCCTGTTCAACGGCACGCCGATGGGACAGCACCGCTCGCATCGCAAGGAGCTGGGACGCACCGTCTCGGTGGTGTTCCAGGACCCGTCCACCGCTCTGAACCCGCGCCTGCCGGTGCGGGAGACGCTCATGGACCCGCTGCGCGTGCACGGCATCGGCACCGAGCGGGAGCGGCTGTCCCGGGTCAAGGATCTGCTGCACCTGGTCGGGCTGCCCCAGTCCGCGATCGAGGTGCTGCCGCGGCAGATCTCCGGCGGGCAGCGCCAGCGCGTGGCGATCGCCCGCGCCCTGGCCCTGGAGCCGCAGATAATCGTCGCCGACGAACCCACCAGCGCCCTGGACGTCTCCGTCCGCGCTCAGGTGCTGAACCTGCTCACCGATCTCAAGCAGGAGCTGGGGCTGGGTCTGGTGTTCATCTCCCACGACATGAGCACCGTCCGCTTCATCTCCGACTCGATCATCGTCATGAACCACGGGAAGGTGATCGAGCACGACTCGGCCGCGCAGATCTTCACCGAGGCGAAGGACGAGTACACCCGCAGCCTGCTGGCCGCGGCGCCGTCACTGCTGTGA
- a CDS encoding dihydrodipicolinate synthase family protein — MTTTSAPLTGVVPPLLTPLTAEGDIDLPSLERLVGHLLEGGVDGIFALGSSGEIAFWDDQRRADVLEAVTGTVAGQVPVIAGVIDMQTDRVIQHVRAAERFDLAGYVATAPFYAITGPEEIDTHFRAIAAATDRPLWAYDLPVCVHTKLAPAQLLRLGTDGVIAGVKDSSGDDVAFRLLAGANRAAGSPLKLLSGHEVVVDGAYLSGADGSVPGLGNVDPAGYARMHRAAQAGDWEQVRAEQDRLAQLFEIVFQPTGKVGPAAGVGAFKTALRELGIFSTNTMARPMSPIEGDAVGRIRAILEQTGLLSGAEGGSGTAAGVAGA, encoded by the coding sequence ATGACCACCACCTCCGCCCCGCTGACCGGCGTCGTCCCCCCGCTGCTGACCCCGCTGACCGCTGAGGGGGACATCGATCTGCCCTCGCTCGAGCGTCTGGTGGGCCACCTCCTCGAGGGCGGCGTCGACGGCATCTTCGCCCTCGGCTCCAGCGGTGAGATCGCCTTCTGGGACGACCAGCGCCGCGCCGACGTGCTGGAGGCGGTCACCGGGACCGTCGCCGGGCAGGTGCCGGTGATCGCCGGCGTGATCGACATGCAGACCGACCGCGTCATCCAGCACGTGCGCGCGGCCGAGCGCTTCGACCTGGCCGGCTACGTCGCGACCGCACCGTTCTACGCGATCACCGGTCCGGAGGAGATCGACACCCACTTCCGCGCCATCGCCGCTGCGACCGACCGCCCGCTGTGGGCCTACGACCTCCCGGTGTGCGTGCACACGAAGCTGGCCCCCGCCCAGCTGCTGCGCCTGGGGACCGACGGCGTGATCGCCGGGGTCAAGGACTCCAGCGGGGACGACGTCGCCTTCCGCCTGCTGGCCGGGGCGAACCGGGCCGCCGGCTCGCCGCTGAAGCTGCTGTCCGGCCACGAGGTGGTCGTGGACGGCGCCTACCTCTCGGGGGCCGACGGCTCCGTGCCGGGACTGGGCAACGTGGATCCGGCCGGGTACGCGCGCATGCACAGGGCCGCTCAGGCCGGCGACTGGGAGCAGGTGCGCGCCGAGCAGGACCGGCTCGCGCAGCTGTTCGAGATCGTCTTCCAGCCCACCGGCAAGGTCGGTCCCGCGGCCGGCGTCGGCGCCTTCAAGACCGCGCTGCGGGAGCTGGGGATCTTCTCCACCAACACGATGGCCCGGCCCATGTCCCCGATCGAGGGGGATGCCGTGGGCCGTATCCGCGCGATCCTCGAGCAGACGGGTCTGCTCAGCGGCGCCGAGGGCGGCAGCGGGACGGCGGCCGGGGTCGCGGGTGCCTGA
- a CDS encoding ROK family protein, giving the protein MPDPVLALDLGGTKIRGALVHGAGTPGPGAAPHLERVAEVATPATAGPEAILGAATQLAEQICSGARVSAVGLSSAGVIDSGRGRVTHATASLAGWAGTDVRTPLEDRFGVPVSVLNDVHAHGLGEARFGTGRDRASMLLIAVGTGIGGAQVIAGRAVLGAHGAAGHVGHVPVPEAEGVPCPCGRTGHLEGLASGPGIVRLARRLGADASVHDGHSLAAAAAAGASPALTAYRTAGLATGRVIGGLLNVLDPEVVALTGGVAEVGGAWHEAVRCGIAQEAMDVVADTPVLSATAGSHAALLGAAARALDEMPA; this is encoded by the coding sequence GTGCCTGATCCGGTCCTCGCCCTCGACCTCGGGGGCACCAAGATCCGCGGCGCGCTGGTGCACGGCGCAGGGACGCCGGGCCCCGGCGCGGCACCGCACCTCGAGCGGGTGGCCGAGGTGGCCACTCCCGCGACCGCCGGTCCGGAGGCGATCCTCGGGGCCGCCACGCAGCTGGCCGAGCAGATCTGCTCCGGGGCCCGCGTGAGCGCGGTGGGGCTGTCCTCCGCCGGGGTCATCGACAGCGGTCGCGGGCGCGTCACCCACGCCACCGCCTCCCTCGCCGGCTGGGCCGGCACCGATGTGCGCACCCCGCTGGAGGATCGCTTCGGGGTACCGGTCAGCGTGCTCAACGACGTCCACGCCCACGGGCTGGGCGAGGCCCGTTTCGGCACCGGCCGCGACCGCGCCTCGATGCTGCTGATCGCGGTGGGCACCGGGATCGGCGGCGCTCAGGTGATCGCGGGTCGGGCCGTGCTCGGCGCCCACGGCGCCGCCGGTCACGTCGGCCACGTCCCGGTGCCGGAGGCCGAGGGCGTCCCCTGCCCCTGCGGACGGACCGGGCACCTCGAGGGGCTCGCCTCGGGTCCCGGGATCGTGCGGCTCGCTCGTCGGCTCGGGGCCGACGCCTCCGTGCACGACGGGCACTCCCTCGCCGCCGCGGCCGCGGCCGGTGCGAGCCCGGCGCTGACGGCGTACCGTACCGCCGGTCTCGCCACGGGCCGGGTGATCGGTGGTCTGCTGAACGTGCTGGATCCCGAGGTCGTGGCCCTCACCGGCGGTGTCGCCGAGGTCGGAGGAGCCTGGCACGAGGCCGTGAGGTGCGGCATCGCGCAGGAGGCGATGGACGTCGTCGCCGACACCCCCGTGCTCTCCGCGACCGCCGGCAGCCATGCCGCGCTGCTCGGCGCCGCCGCCCGCGCCCTCGACGAGATGCCCGCCTGA
- a CDS encoding N-acetylmannosamine-6-phosphate 2-epimerase, producing MHPLVSALEGSLIVSCQAYPGEPMQDPRTMAQVASAVQQGGASAVRAQGLEEIAQVTSAVDVPVIGIWKDGVDGVFITPTLEHCLAVIEAGADILALDGTTRPRPDGRTLAQTVSAVREHFDGPLMADCDSLDSALAAAELGIEIIGTTLAGYTPARPRTEGPDLELLGELARQLPPTSVLVAEGRVHTPLQAADARATGAFAVVVGTAITHPTSITRWFRTAVADA from the coding sequence ATGCATCCTCTGGTCTCCGCCCTCGAGGGCTCCCTGATCGTCTCCTGCCAGGCCTATCCCGGTGAGCCGATGCAGGATCCGCGCACCATGGCGCAGGTCGCCTCCGCGGTGCAGCAGGGCGGGGCCTCCGCGGTGCGCGCCCAGGGGCTCGAGGAGATCGCTCAGGTGACGTCCGCCGTGGACGTCCCGGTGATCGGGATCTGGAAGGACGGCGTGGACGGGGTCTTCATCACCCCCACCCTCGAGCACTGCCTGGCGGTGATCGAGGCGGGCGCCGACATCCTCGCCCTGGACGGCACCACCCGTCCCCGACCCGATGGCCGGACCCTCGCCCAGACCGTCTCCGCGGTGCGGGAGCACTTCGACGGACCGCTGATGGCGGACTGCGACAGCCTCGACTCCGCCCTGGCCGCCGCGGAGCTCGGGATCGAGATCATCGGCACCACCCTGGCCGGCTACACCCCGGCCCGTCCGCGGACCGAGGGTCCCGACCTCGAACTGCTCGGCGAGCTCGCCCGGCAGCTGCCCCCGACCTCGGTGCTGGTCGCCGAGGGCCGGGTGCACACCCCCCTGCAGGCGGCCGACGCCCGCGCCACCGGAGCATTCGCGGTCGTGGTCGGCACCGCGATCACCCACCCGACCAGCATCACCCGCTGGTTCCGCACCGCCGTCGCGGACGCCTGA
- a CDS encoding sialidase family protein, translating into MDARMTRRGLLGTAAAVTALGTGATAATADGTRSPAGSAALPPVKDHGRRQGTYQEQVLAAPGDWGVLNFRIPALAVAPNGDLLAAFDKRPVHGDSPAPNSIWQRRSRDGGLTWEEPTVVRAGLESEVPGEKLGYSDPSYVVDTETGTIFLFCVFSKDTGVWNSEYGNDDADRRVMSANLSVSHDSGETWEHRSVTEVVKPENCRAMFASSGAGIQLRYGKHQGRLIQQYAGWFRNDAGGEDVSAYSVYSDDHGETWTMGTPVGTQMDENKVAELSDGTVMLNSREHVRTGHRWVALSHDGGETYQDLHRDPSLVDPGNNAQLTRAYPEAPQGSAKAKVLLFSHADHVPDARLNGTIEISTDDGAGWARKRVFAPGACQYSVIIPVGRDEFLLAYEGDQETIMIARLDMAWILSR; encoded by the coding sequence ATGGATGCACGTATGACCCGCCGCGGCCTGCTCGGCACGGCCGCCGCTGTGACCGCTCTGGGCACCGGTGCCACCGCCGCGACCGCCGATGGCACCCGCTCTCCTGCCGGATCCGCCGCCCTGCCTCCCGTGAAGGACCACGGCCGCCGTCAGGGCACCTACCAGGAGCAGGTGCTCGCCGCGCCCGGCGACTGGGGAGTGCTGAACTTCCGCATCCCGGCCCTGGCCGTGGCCCCGAACGGCGACCTGCTGGCCGCCTTCGACAAGCGTCCCGTGCACGGCGACTCCCCCGCCCCGAACTCGATCTGGCAGCGTCGCTCGCGCGATGGTGGGCTCACCTGGGAGGAGCCCACGGTGGTGCGTGCTGGCCTGGAGTCCGAGGTCCCCGGGGAGAAGCTCGGCTACTCCGATCCCTCCTATGTGGTGGACACCGAGACCGGGACGATCTTCCTGTTCTGCGTGTTCTCCAAGGACACCGGTGTGTGGAACAGCGAGTACGGCAACGACGACGCGGATCGTCGCGTGATGAGCGCGAACCTCAGCGTCAGCCACGACTCGGGCGAGACCTGGGAGCACCGCTCGGTCACCGAGGTCGTCAAGCCCGAGAACTGCCGGGCCATGTTCGCCTCCTCCGGCGCCGGCATCCAGCTGCGCTACGGGAAGCATCAGGGCCGCCTGATCCAGCAGTACGCGGGCTGGTTCCGCAACGATGCCGGCGGCGAGGACGTCTCGGCGTACTCGGTCTACTCCGACGACCACGGGGAGACCTGGACCATGGGCACGCCCGTGGGCACCCAGATGGACGAGAACAAGGTCGCCGAGCTCTCCGACGGCACGGTCATGCTGAACTCCCGCGAGCACGTGCGCACCGGGCACCGCTGGGTGGCGCTCAGCCACGACGGCGGCGAGACCTACCAGGATCTGCACCGGGATCCGAGCCTGGTCGATCCGGGCAACAACGCACAGCTCACCCGCGCCTACCCCGAGGCGCCGCAGGGCTCCGCGAAGGCGAAGGTGCTGCTGTTCTCCCACGCGGACCACGTCCCCGATGCGCGCCTGAACGGCACGATCGAGATCTCGACCGACGACGGTGCCGGCTGGGCGCGCAAGCGGGTGTTCGCACCGGGCGCCTGCCAGTATTCTGTGATCATCCCCGTGGGCCGTGACGAGTTCCTCCTCGCCTACGAGGGTGACCAGGAGACCATCATGATCGCGCGTCTGGACATGGCGTGGATCCTGTCCCGATGA
- a CDS encoding sialidase family protein: MISLGASPAPVPDAPVPHTVLARAGQGPWPRYRIVGLVHLGDGHLLAGFDGRETGQDVPDPTGLVQRRSLDGGRTWGPFESLRDADRTGRHWYCDPSYLHDPASGRVLVFHTHAKDRGVWDAVAGTDDADRDVMGSAVGISEDQGRSWEFRSVTEVAAPPALIRTAFPTSGAGIVLRRGPNAGRLLQPYCGWFRDGGRAGEGPTDGEVVRSYVLYSDDHGETWHRCAPVGEDMDETTIVELSDGRVLLNSRDHARGGHRRVAVSADGGVSWEDRGIDPQFVDPGNNAQLAGRFPELGSEDPRARELLFTGAHDRFARVRGTVSTSHDDGETWREALVFEPGPLDYSVVQALDDGALGILWEVEAREIRFARIEAEDLPTG; the protein is encoded by the coding sequence ATGATCTCCCTCGGCGCGTCCCCGGCACCGGTGCCCGACGCCCCCGTGCCCCACACCGTGCTCGCCCGCGCCGGCCAGGGGCCCTGGCCCCGGTACCGCATCGTGGGTCTCGTCCACCTCGGGGACGGGCACCTGCTCGCGGGCTTCGACGGCCGGGAGACCGGCCAGGACGTCCCCGACCCGACGGGTCTGGTGCAGCGGCGATCACTGGACGGCGGCCGCACCTGGGGCCCCTTCGAGAGCCTCCGGGATGCGGACCGCACCGGCCGGCACTGGTACTGCGACCCCAGCTATCTCCACGACCCCGCCTCGGGGCGGGTGCTGGTCTTCCACACCCATGCGAAGGATCGCGGGGTGTGGGACGCGGTCGCCGGCACCGATGACGCGGACCGGGACGTGATGGGCTCCGCCGTCGGCATCTCCGAGGACCAGGGCCGCAGCTGGGAGTTCCGGTCGGTGACCGAGGTCGCCGCTCCCCCGGCGCTGATCCGCACCGCCTTCCCCACCTCCGGGGCGGGCATCGTGCTGCGACGCGGTCCGAATGCGGGACGGCTGCTGCAGCCGTACTGCGGGTGGTTCCGCGACGGCGGCCGCGCGGGTGAGGGGCCGACCGACGGCGAGGTGGTGCGCTCCTACGTGCTCTACTCCGACGACCACGGCGAGACCTGGCACCGCTGCGCCCCCGTGGGCGAGGACATGGACGAGACCACGATCGTGGAGCTCTCCGACGGCCGGGTGCTGCTGAACTCGCGCGACCACGCCCGCGGCGGGCATCGGCGCGTCGCCGTCTCCGCCGATGGCGGCGTGAGCTGGGAGGACCGCGGGATCGATCCGCAGTTCGTCGATCCCGGCAACAACGCCCAGCTGGCCGGACGGTTCCCAGAGCTCGGCAGCGAGGATCCGCGGGCGCGGGAGCTGCTGTTCACGGGCGCCCACGACCGTTTCGCACGGGTCCGCGGCACAGTGAGCACCTCGCACGACGACGGGGAGACCTGGCGGGAGGCGCTCGTGTTCGAGCCCGGACCGCTGGACTACTCCGTGGTCCAGGCCCTGGACGACGGAGCGCTCGGCATCCTCTGGGAGGTCGAGGCGCGGGAGATCCGCTTCGCCCGGATCGAGGCGGAGGATCTGCCCACCGGCTGA